A single window of Bradyrhizobium daqingense DNA harbors:
- a CDS encoding sugar ABC transporter substrate-binding protein — protein MKRTLSYMAMPLLMAAAFTTQARADGETIAVFTKNQTNPFFQTVRVGADNMAKTLNAKTLQYIPTKPDSIPEQLSQIEDVVVKKPSAIVFTPVDYKAMVPGVEKINEAKIPVVNITDRSAGGKFLSFVGADDYSLGLETARFLLKTLGGKGNIVIIEGVKGSLTNVDRVRGFNDALKEAPGAKLLASQPGNYQRLQALQVMENLMQSNSQIDGVLAANDAMAVGAIEALDGANRKAQVIGINGTKEAIDAIKSGKLLASGDYNGFAQGCLGTMMAIRSLRNQPVISEIVLKPTVITKDNYQPFDVPLEQRTCPTFEDAGKLSAK, from the coding sequence ATGAAACGGACACTGAGCTATATGGCGATGCCGCTGCTGATGGCGGCTGCGTTCACCACGCAGGCGCGTGCCGACGGCGAGACCATCGCCGTCTTCACCAAGAACCAGACCAACCCGTTCTTCCAGACGGTGCGGGTCGGTGCCGACAACATGGCGAAGACGCTGAACGCGAAGACGCTGCAATACATCCCGACCAAGCCGGACTCGATCCCCGAGCAGCTCAGCCAGATCGAGGACGTCGTCGTGAAGAAGCCGAGCGCGATCGTATTCACGCCGGTCGACTACAAGGCGATGGTGCCGGGCGTCGAGAAGATCAACGAAGCGAAGATCCCCGTGGTCAACATCACCGACCGTTCGGCCGGCGGCAAGTTCCTGTCCTTCGTCGGCGCCGACGATTACAGCCTTGGCCTGGAGACGGCGCGCTTCCTGCTCAAGACGCTCGGCGGCAAGGGCAACATCGTCATCATCGAGGGCGTCAAGGGCTCGCTGACCAATGTCGACCGCGTCCGCGGCTTCAACGACGCCCTGAAGGAGGCTCCCGGCGCCAAGCTGCTGGCCTCGCAGCCCGGCAACTATCAGCGACTCCAGGCGCTCCAGGTGATGGAGAACCTGATGCAGTCGAATTCGCAGATCGACGGCGTGCTCGCCGCCAACGACGCCATGGCAGTCGGCGCAATCGAGGCGCTCGACGGCGCCAACCGCAAGGCACAGGTGATCGGCATCAACGGTACCAAGGAGGCGATCGACGCGATCAAATCCGGCAAGCTGCTCGCGAGCGGCGACTACAATGGATTTGCGCAAGGCTGCCTCGGCACCATGATGGCGATCCGCTCCCTGCGCAACCAGCCGGTCATCAGCGAGATCGTGTTGAAGCCGACCGTCATCACCAAGGACAATTACCAGCCGTTCGACGTGCCGCTGGAGCAGCGCACCTGCCCGACCTTCGAGGACGCTGGCAAGCTCAGCGCGAAATAA
- a CDS encoding ABC transporter permease, whose translation MTDTTFNPQSLPAGLVVAPQLPEILRPVTIRRGFIGLLRGHPTVAIGGALLLTLVLIAIFAPYLGTVDPTALAPAKRTRAPSTDFWFGTDVLGRDIYSRVLFGARVSLTVGLSVAIFASIAGLAIGMVSGFIRWADGILMRFMDGLMSIPPILLAIALMALTRGSVGNVILAITIAEIPRVSRLVRSVVLSLREQPYVDAAVACGTRTPMIILRHILPNTVAPMLVQATYICASAMITEAILSFIGAGTPPTIPSWGNIMAEGRALWQVKPYIVFFPAAFLSVTVLAVNLLGDGLRDALDPRMAKSL comes from the coding sequence TTGACCGATACGACCTTCAATCCGCAATCGCTCCCGGCCGGTCTCGTCGTCGCGCCGCAACTGCCCGAGATCCTCCGGCCGGTCACGATCCGGCGCGGCTTCATCGGGCTCCTGCGTGGCCATCCTACCGTTGCGATCGGTGGCGCGCTGTTGCTGACGTTGGTCCTGATTGCGATCTTCGCGCCTTATCTGGGAACAGTCGATCCGACCGCGCTCGCGCCCGCCAAACGCACGCGGGCGCCGTCGACCGATTTCTGGTTCGGCACCGACGTGCTCGGCCGCGACATCTATTCGCGCGTCCTGTTCGGCGCGCGGGTCTCGCTCACCGTCGGACTGTCAGTTGCCATATTCGCGTCTATCGCGGGCCTCGCCATCGGCATGGTCTCCGGCTTCATCCGCTGGGCCGACGGCATCCTGATGCGTTTCATGGACGGGCTGATGTCGATCCCGCCGATCCTGCTCGCGATCGCGCTGATGGCGTTGACGCGCGGCAGCGTGGGCAACGTCATCCTCGCCATCACCATCGCGGAGATCCCGCGCGTCTCGCGCCTCGTGCGCAGCGTCGTGCTGTCGCTGCGCGAGCAGCCCTATGTGGACGCGGCGGTGGCCTGCGGCACGCGCACGCCCATGATCATCCTGCGCCACATCCTGCCCAACACGGTGGCGCCGATGCTGGTGCAGGCGACCTATATCTGCGCCAGCGCCATGATCACGGAGGCGATCCTGTCCTTCATCGGCGCCGGCACGCCGCCGACCATTCCGTCCTGGGGCAACATCATGGCCGAGGGCCGCGCGCTGTGGCAGGTCAAGCCCTACATCGTGTTCTTCCCGGCGGCGTTCCTGTCAGTCACCGTGCTCGCCGTGAATCTGCTTGGCGACGGCCTACGCGACGCGCTTGATCCGCGCATGGCCAAGAGTCTGTGA
- a CDS encoding YciI family protein, translating to MLFAIHAVDRAGALPTRLANYDAHKAFLSDTSRFGVQIVMSGPLVSDDGQTMIGSLFLIEAPGRNEVETFNRADPFAAAGIWEKVTITGFLRRQG from the coding sequence ATGCTGTTCGCCATTCACGCCGTCGACCGCGCCGGGGCGCTGCCGACCCGCCTCGCCAACTACGACGCCCACAAGGCTTTCCTGAGCGACACCTCGCGCTTCGGCGTCCAGATCGTGATGTCGGGCCCGCTCGTCTCCGACGACGGCCAGACGATGATCGGCAGCCTGTTCCTGATCGAGGCGCCTGGCCGCAATGAGGTCGAAACCTTCAACCGTGCCGATCCCTTTGCCGCAGCGGGAATCTGGGAAAAAGTGACGATCACGGGCTTCCTGCGCCGGCAGGGTTGA
- a CDS encoding ABC transporter permease has translation MTDITKDAIAPPRSFLSQDAIQLFYRLLAALLICAVLAVLSDSFLSLGNILNVLRQASLTFFIASGLTLVVLTAGLDLSVGANVALSACIAGTVIHKTGSPALGILTGLACGGIVGLLNGIMVTALRIPSFIATYGMLWVLNGLTYWYMAGETLHGFPAGFRQIGSGYLFGLPIPVYLLLVFLGIGTFFAQRTIWGQEIYAIGANPVAARLSGIPVARRLLLVYAVSGTMAGLASIIFLSRLNSAEADIGESLTLPAIAAVLIGGTSLFGGVGTVFGTFIGALILTLVLNGMNLLSVSANWQPLVTGVIVILAVWLDMKTRRRAQ, from the coding sequence ATGACCGACATCACCAAGGACGCCATTGCACCGCCCCGCTCCTTCCTGTCGCAGGACGCGATCCAGCTGTTCTACCGGCTGCTCGCAGCGCTCCTGATCTGCGCGGTGCTTGCCGTGCTCAGCGATTCCTTCCTCAGCCTCGGCAACATCCTCAACGTGCTCCGGCAGGCGAGCCTGACCTTCTTCATCGCCTCTGGCCTGACGCTGGTGGTTCTGACCGCAGGCCTCGATCTCTCCGTCGGCGCCAACGTGGCGCTATCCGCGTGCATCGCCGGCACCGTGATCCACAAGACCGGCTCGCCCGCCCTCGGCATCCTCACCGGGCTTGCCTGCGGCGGCATCGTTGGCCTGCTCAACGGCATCATGGTCACGGCGCTCCGCATCCCCTCCTTCATTGCCACCTACGGCATGCTCTGGGTGCTGAACGGCCTCACCTATTGGTACATGGCGGGCGAGACCCTGCACGGCTTCCCGGCCGGCTTCCGCCAGATCGGCAGCGGCTATCTGTTCGGCCTGCCGATCCCGGTCTATCTGCTGCTGGTGTTCCTCGGCATAGGAACGTTCTTCGCGCAGCGGACGATTTGGGGTCAGGAGATCTATGCGATCGGCGCCAATCCGGTCGCGGCGCGGCTTTCCGGCATTCCGGTCGCGCGCCGCCTGCTGCTGGTCTATGCGGTCTCGGGCACCATGGCGGGACTGGCCTCGATCATCTTCCTGTCGCGGCTCAATTCGGCCGAGGCCGATATCGGCGAGAGCCTGACCTTGCCAGCAATCGCGGCCGTGCTGATCGGCGGTACCTCGCTGTTCGGTGGTGTCGGCACGGTGTTCGGCACGTTCATCGGCGCGCTGATCCTGACGCTGGTGCTGAACGGCATGAACCTGCTTTCGGTCAGCGCCAACTGGCAGCCGCTCGTCACCGGCGTCATCGTCATTCTCGCGGTCTGGCTCGACATGAAGACCCGCCGCCGCGCGCAATGA
- a CDS encoding ABC transporter substrate-binding protein yields MDRRTVLKGLAGAGGLALTGGLAAPALSQGASARTLRFVPQANLANFDPIWGTQYVVRNAAAMVWDTLYGIDAQLQPQRQMVESEETSDDGKTWTFKLRPGLKFHDGEPVLAKDVVASLSRWAARDPMGLMIIPIQQELTAVDDRTFKWVLKQPFPKMLYALAKNNAPCSFIMPERIAKTDPFKQITEYVGSGPMKFAKGEWVPGAKAVFEKFADYVPRQEKASWLAGGKQIMVDRVEWIVMPDPATAAAALQNGEVDWWENPIADLVPVLKKNKNISVDIGDPLGNIGSFRMNHLFAPFNDVRARRAVLMALSQEDYMRAIVGDDDALWKSLPGFFTPGTPLYSEMGGEILKGKRDFDAAKKLLAESGYAGQPVTCLVAQDQPITKAQGDVTADLLKKLGMNVDFVATDWGTVGSRRAAKTPPGQGGWNMFHSWHAGADCITPASYTAIRANGDKAWFGWPTSAGAEKEVVSWFEAKSLDEEKAAVGRLNKAALDDVVYAPTGFFLTYTAWRKNVSGITKGPLPFFWGVSKSA; encoded by the coding sequence ATGGATCGCAGGACCGTATTGAAGGGACTGGCTGGCGCGGGCGGTCTGGCATTGACGGGCGGCCTCGCAGCGCCTGCGCTCTCGCAAGGTGCCTCCGCGCGCACGCTGCGATTCGTGCCTCAGGCCAACCTTGCCAATTTCGATCCGATCTGGGGCACCCAATATGTCGTGCGCAATGCCGCCGCGATGGTGTGGGACACGCTCTACGGCATCGATGCGCAACTCCAGCCGCAGCGGCAGATGGTCGAGTCCGAGGAGACCTCCGACGACGGCAAGACCTGGACGTTCAAGCTGCGCCCCGGCCTCAAGTTCCACGACGGCGAGCCGGTGCTGGCCAAGGACGTCGTCGCGAGCCTGTCGCGTTGGGCCGCGCGCGATCCGATGGGCCTGATGATCATCCCGATCCAGCAGGAATTGACCGCCGTCGATGACCGCACCTTCAAATGGGTGCTGAAGCAGCCGTTCCCGAAGATGCTCTACGCGCTGGCGAAGAACAACGCGCCGTGCTCCTTCATCATGCCCGAGCGCATCGCCAAGACCGATCCTTTCAAGCAGATCACCGAATATGTCGGCTCGGGTCCGATGAAGTTCGCCAAGGGCGAGTGGGTCCCGGGCGCCAAGGCCGTGTTCGAGAAGTTCGCCGACTACGTCCCGCGGCAGGAGAAGGCATCCTGGCTCGCCGGCGGCAAGCAGATCATGGTCGACCGCGTGGAATGGATCGTGATGCCGGACCCCGCGACCGCCGCGGCCGCATTGCAGAACGGCGAAGTCGACTGGTGGGAGAACCCGATCGCCGACCTCGTGCCCGTGCTGAAGAAGAACAAGAACATCAGTGTCGATATCGGCGATCCTCTCGGCAATATCGGCTCGTTCCGCATGAACCATCTATTCGCGCCGTTCAACGATGTGCGGGCGCGGCGCGCGGTGCTGATGGCGCTCAGCCAGGAAGACTATATGCGCGCCATCGTCGGTGACGACGACGCATTGTGGAAGTCGCTGCCCGGGTTCTTCACGCCGGGCACGCCACTCTACAGCGAGATGGGCGGCGAGATCCTGAAGGGCAAGCGCGACTTCGACGCCGCCAAAAAGCTGCTGGCCGAGAGCGGCTATGCCGGCCAGCCGGTGACGTGTCTGGTGGCGCAGGACCAGCCGATCACGAAGGCACAAGGCGACGTCACCGCCGACCTGCTGAAGAAGCTCGGCATGAACGTCGATTTCGTCGCCACCGATTGGGGCACGGTCGGCTCGCGTCGCGCCGCCAAGACGCCGCCGGGACAGGGCGGCTGGAACATGTTCCACAGCTGGCATGCCGGCGCCGATTGCATCACGCCTGCCTCCTACACCGCCATTCGCGCCAATGGCGACAAGGCATGGTTCGGCTGGCCCACCAGCGCCGGCGCCGAGAAGGAGGTGGTATCCTGGTTCGAGGCCAAGAGCCTCGATGAGGAAAAGGCCGCGGTCGGCCGCCTCAACAAGGCCGCGCTCGACGACGTCGTCTATGCGCCGACCGGTTTCTTCCTGACCTACACGGCCTGGCGCAAGAACGTTTCGGGTATCACCAAGGGGCCGCTGCCGTTCTTCTGGGGAGTGTCGAAGTCCGCATGA
- a CDS encoding ABC transporter permease, which produces MLSYILRRIVATLPVMAIVALFVFSLLYIAPGDPAVVIAGDQASPEDVERIRQSLGLDRPFLVQFGSWVWRILHGDLGTSIFTNLPVSAMIGQRLGPTLSLMMITLLLTIVVAVPLGVVAAWKAGSLIDRVIMGFAVFGFSLPVFVVGYMLAYIFALELEWLPVQGYTPLAQGFWPWLENLILPAIALGCVYIALVARITRAAMLEVLQQDYIRTARAKGLGQGGILFIHALKNAAVPIVTVIGIGIALLIGGAVVTESVFAIPGLGRLTIDAILRRDYPVIQGIVLLFSFVYVLVNLMIDVIYTLVDPRIRY; this is translated from the coding sequence ATGCTCTCTTACATCCTCCGTCGCATCGTCGCGACCTTGCCGGTGATGGCGATCGTCGCGTTGTTCGTGTTCAGCCTGCTCTACATCGCGCCGGGTGATCCCGCCGTGGTGATCGCGGGCGACCAGGCTAGCCCGGAGGATGTGGAGCGCATCCGCCAGAGCCTCGGCCTCGATCGTCCGTTCCTGGTCCAGTTCGGCAGCTGGGTCTGGCGCATCCTGCACGGCGATCTCGGCACCTCGATCTTCACCAACCTGCCGGTGTCGGCGATGATCGGCCAGCGGCTGGGACCGACGCTGTCGCTGATGATGATCACGCTGCTGCTGACGATCGTGGTCGCGGTGCCGCTCGGCGTGGTGGCGGCGTGGAAGGCCGGCAGCCTGATCGATCGCGTCATCATGGGCTTTGCCGTGTTCGGCTTCTCGCTGCCCGTCTTCGTCGTCGGCTACATGCTCGCCTACATCTTCGCGCTCGAACTGGAATGGCTGCCGGTGCAGGGCTACACGCCGCTTGCGCAAGGCTTCTGGCCGTGGCTGGAGAACCTGATCCTGCCGGCGATCGCGCTCGGCTGTGTCTATATCGCGCTGGTCGCGCGCATCACCCGCGCGGCCATGCTCGAAGTGTTGCAGCAGGATTATATCCGCACCGCGCGTGCCAAGGGCCTGGGGCAGGGTGGCATCCTGTTCATTCACGCGCTCAAGAACGCGGCGGTGCCGATCGTGACCGTGATCGGCATCGGCATTGCGCTCCTGATCGGCGGCGCGGTGGTCACCGAAAGCGTGTTCGCGATCCCCGGCCTCGGCCGGCTCACGATCGATGCGATCCTGCGCCGCGACTATCCCGTGATCCAGGGCATCGTGCTGCTGTTCAGCTTCGTCTACGTCCTCGTCAATCTGATGATCGACGTCATCTACACGCTTGTTGACCCGAGGATCCGCTATTGA
- a CDS encoding ABC transporter ATP-binding protein, producing MSPPLLQVNDLKKHFPVKSGLFGRKSEFVYAVDGVSFEIARGETLSLVGESGCGKSTVGRAILRLFDITAGQVILDGQRIDDAAPSTMRQMRRRVQVVFQDPFSSLNPRMRVRDILAEPIRNFGLAKSAEDLEVRVTALMDTVRLPREALNRRPHEFSGGQRQRIGIARALAAEPELIVCDEAVSALDVSVKAQIVNLLQDLQREFGLALLFISHDLAIVEHMTHRVAVMYLGKIVEVAPRREIFAAPRHPYTKALLSAVPLPEPGAQRNPIILKGDVPSPINPPNGCRFHTRCPFVFDRCRVEEPVLRATGAEQWVACHLEEAAPAAAG from the coding sequence ATGAGTCCTCCGCTGCTCCAGGTCAACGACCTCAAGAAGCATTTTCCGGTCAAGAGCGGCTTGTTCGGTCGCAAGTCCGAATTTGTCTATGCCGTGGACGGGGTTTCGTTCGAGATCGCCCGCGGTGAGACGCTGTCGCTCGTGGGCGAGTCCGGTTGCGGCAAGTCGACGGTCGGCCGCGCCATATTGCGGCTGTTCGACATCACGGCAGGGCAGGTGATCCTCGACGGCCAGCGCATCGACGACGCCGCACCGAGCACGATGCGGCAGATGCGCCGCCGCGTGCAGGTGGTGTTCCAGGATCCGTTCTCGAGCCTCAATCCGCGCATGCGCGTGCGCGACATCCTGGCCGAGCCGATCCGCAATTTCGGCCTCGCCAAATCGGCGGAAGACCTTGAGGTGCGCGTCACCGCGCTGATGGACACCGTCCGTCTGCCGCGCGAGGCGCTGAATCGCCGGCCGCACGAGTTCTCCGGCGGCCAACGCCAGCGCATCGGCATCGCGCGGGCGCTCGCGGCGGAGCCCGAACTGATCGTCTGCGACGAGGCAGTCTCCGCGCTCGACGTCTCGGTCAAGGCGCAGATCGTCAATCTCCTGCAAGATCTCCAGCGCGAGTTCGGCCTCGCGTTGTTGTTCATCAGCCATGATCTTGCGATCGTCGAGCACATGACCCACCGCGTCGCCGTGATGTATCTCGGCAAGATCGTCGAGGTTGCCCCGCGCCGCGAGATCTTTGCGGCGCCGAGGCATCCCTACACCAAGGCGCTGCTCTCCGCAGTGCCGCTCCCCGAGCCCGGTGCCCAGCGCAATCCCATCATCCTCAAGGGCGACGTGCCGAGCCCGATCAATCCGCCGAACGGATGCCGCTTCCACACCCGCTGCCCCTTCGTGTTCGACCGCTGCCGGGTCGAGGAGCCGGTGCTTCGCGCGACCGGAGCCGAGCAGTGGGTGGCCTGTCACCTCGAAGAGGCTGCACCGGCAGCGGCCGGATAG
- a CDS encoding sugar ABC transporter ATP-binding protein, producing the protein MSDALPIEVTSPTPLLELRGISKEFPGVKALDDVSFAVYPGEVHMLLGENGAGKSSLMKVLCGAYRADAGEFYHKGEKVAISSTADAQKLGIAVIFQEFSLVPHLDIAQNIFLGREPKGRIPGTIDRRKILADAKRVLDTIGFEIDPSTTVDKLGVAQQQMVEIAKAISQNARILVMDEPTAALSDRETELLFALIGRLKADGVSIVYISHRMAEVFALGDRITVLRDGRRIDGVRPADVTPDQLVRMMVGRNVDMTYPRSFADKPGEVLLEVKGLSASTGISDINIEVRRGEIVGLCGLVGSGRSEVARAIFGADPMTSGEIIFDGKAISGEPDLAARRGIALIPENRKSEGLALLRSVSDNLVVSALRKLFPSGLFDQRAALRTSDGLIRQLRIATPSARQTVGLLSGGNQQKIVIGKWLAAGSKLFIFDEPTRGIDIGAKSEIFALIDRLVAEGAAALMISSEQVEICHVCDRAYVMREGRIAGHLTRNELTEENIVRLGMHHA; encoded by the coding sequence ATGAGCGACGCGCTTCCGATCGAGGTCACCTCGCCCACACCGCTGCTGGAGCTGCGCGGCATCAGCAAGGAGTTTCCCGGCGTCAAGGCGCTCGACGACGTATCCTTTGCCGTCTACCCCGGCGAGGTCCACATGCTGCTCGGCGAGAACGGTGCCGGCAAGTCGAGCCTGATGAAGGTGCTGTGCGGCGCCTACCGCGCCGACGCCGGCGAGTTCTACCACAAGGGCGAGAAGGTCGCGATCTCCTCCACCGCGGATGCGCAGAAGCTCGGCATCGCCGTGATCTTCCAGGAATTTTCGCTGGTCCCGCATCTTGACATCGCCCAGAACATTTTCCTAGGGCGCGAGCCGAAGGGCCGCATCCCCGGCACCATCGACCGCCGCAAAATATTGGCCGACGCCAAACGCGTGCTCGACACCATCGGCTTCGAGATCGATCCCTCCACCACCGTCGACAAGCTCGGCGTGGCGCAGCAGCAGATGGTCGAGATCGCGAAGGCGATCAGCCAGAACGCCCGCATCCTGGTGATGGACGAGCCGACCGCAGCGCTGTCCGATCGCGAGACCGAGCTGCTGTTTGCACTGATCGGGCGGCTGAAGGCGGACGGTGTCTCGATCGTCTACATCTCGCACCGCATGGCCGAGGTGTTCGCCCTCGGCGACCGCATCACCGTGCTGCGCGACGGCCGCCGCATCGACGGCGTCCGCCCCGCCGACGTCACGCCGGACCAGCTCGTGCGCATGATGGTCGGCCGCAACGTCGACATGACCTATCCGCGCAGTTTTGCCGATAAGCCCGGCGAGGTGCTGCTGGAGGTCAAGGGCCTGAGCGCATCGACCGGCATCTCCGACATCAACATCGAGGTGCGCCGGGGCGAGATCGTCGGCCTGTGCGGCCTGGTCGGCTCCGGCCGCAGCGAGGTCGCCCGCGCCATCTTCGGCGCCGATCCCATGACATCAGGCGAGATCATCTTCGACGGCAAGGCCATTTCCGGCGAGCCTGATCTCGCCGCCCGCCGCGGCATCGCGCTGATCCCGGAAAACCGCAAGAGCGAAGGCCTCGCGCTGCTGCGCTCGGTCAGCGACAATCTCGTGGTGTCCGCGCTGCGAAAGCTGTTCCCGAGCGGCCTGTTCGATCAGCGCGCTGCGCTACGCACATCCGACGGCCTGATCCGGCAACTGCGCATTGCAACCCCGAGCGCACGCCAGACCGTCGGCCTGCTCTCGGGCGGCAACCAGCAGAAGATCGTGATCGGCAAATGGCTGGCGGCCGGCTCGAAGCTCTTCATTTTCGACGAGCCGACGCGCGGCATCGACATCGGCGCCAAGTCCGAGATCTTCGCCCTGATCGACCGCCTCGTCGCCGAGGGCGCGGCGGCCTTGATGATCTCGTCCGAGCAGGTCGAGATCTGCCATGTTTGCGACCGCGCCTATGTGATGCGCGAAGGACGCATCGCCGGACACCTGACACGCAACGAACTGACCGAGGAGAACATCGTGCGATTGGGGATGCATCATGCGTGA
- a CDS encoding ABC transporter permease has protein sequence MREAAVVAQPNPLQRIPGVAMVLVLLIALFGVIAPGFLTVANLSNVLVQSTILTMLALPMTLIIMTEGLDLSMGAVLTLTSLCVAIVSLATNSMLLGLGVGLLVGTTFGVANGWLVAILGIPPFVATLGTLGMAQGLSLIVSDGQSVVGIPHSVRDIYSATLLGVPVPIVMALVTYAVFHGLLYHTRFGTYIFALGGNREALRYAGLSPNKLLIAVYAIGGAMAGIAGLLMTARMNSGHPTAGLGLEFDAIAAVAVGGTSFERGNGWLLGTLLGVLSVGVLRNGLNLISLPSSVQVASVGVLVILALFLDGLRSRA, from the coding sequence ATGCGTGAAGCCGCGGTCGTAGCTCAACCCAATCCGCTGCAACGCATTCCCGGCGTTGCCATGGTGCTGGTGCTGCTGATCGCGCTGTTCGGCGTGATAGCACCCGGCTTCCTTACGGTCGCCAACCTCTCCAACGTGCTGGTGCAGTCGACCATCCTGACCATGCTTGCGCTGCCGATGACGCTGATCATCATGACCGAGGGACTGGATCTGTCGATGGGCGCGGTGCTCACCCTCACATCCCTTTGCGTCGCCATCGTGTCGCTCGCGACCAACTCGATGTTGCTGGGCTTGGGTGTCGGACTGCTGGTCGGCACGACCTTCGGAGTCGCCAATGGCTGGCTGGTCGCCATCCTCGGCATCCCGCCCTTCGTCGCGACGCTCGGCACACTCGGCATGGCCCAGGGCCTGTCGCTGATCGTCAGCGACGGCCAGAGCGTGGTCGGCATCCCCCACAGCGTGCGTGACATCTATTCGGCGACGCTTCTGGGCGTCCCCGTTCCGATCGTGATGGCGCTGGTGACCTATGCGGTGTTTCACGGCCTGCTCTATCACACCCGCTTCGGCACCTACATCTTCGCCCTCGGCGGCAACCGCGAGGCCCTGCGCTATGCCGGGCTCTCACCGAACAAGCTGCTGATCGCCGTCTACGCGATCGGCGGCGCCATGGCCGGCATCGCCGGCCTGTTGATGACCGCGAGGATGAACTCCGGCCACCCGACCGCCGGCCTCGGGCTGGAATTCGACGCCATCGCGGCCGTCGCGGTCGGCGGCACCTCGTTCGAGCGCGGCAATGGCTGGCTGCTCGGTACGCTGCTCGGGGTCCTCTCCGTCGGTGTCTTGCGCAACGGACTGAACCTGATCTCGCTGCCGTCCTCGGTGCAGGTCGCAAGCGTCGGCGTGCTCGTCATCCTCGCACTGTTCCTCGACGGCCTCAGGAGCCGCGCATGA
- a CDS encoding ABC transporter ATP-binding protein — protein MALLEVDNLQTHFRTPGGINRAVDGVSFHVNEGETLAIVGESGCGKSVTSMSLMRLIPEPPGRIAGTIRFAGRDLLQLSDREMRAIRGNDISMIFQEPMTSLNPVLTVGRQIRETLMIHQGLDKQAAEAHAIEMLTLVGIPEPKRRVREYPHQLSGGMRQRVMIAIALACNPKLLIADEPTTALDVTIQAQILKLMLDLKRRVGAAIILITHDLGVVAEIAERVMVMYAGRKVEEAPVAELFRSPRHPYTQGLLGAVPKLGSSLAGTATRLAEIPGQVPDLRKPIIGCVFAGRCALATDLCRQYAPGLEEKGPRHIAACHYAAKGAVAA, from the coding sequence ATGGCGCTGCTCGAAGTCGATAACCTCCAGACCCATTTCCGCACTCCCGGCGGCATCAACCGCGCGGTTGACGGCGTGTCCTTCCACGTCAACGAGGGTGAGACGCTGGCCATCGTCGGCGAGTCCGGTTGCGGCAAGTCGGTGACCTCGATGTCGCTGATGCGGCTGATCCCGGAACCGCCGGGCAGGATCGCGGGGACCATCCGCTTTGCGGGCAGGGACCTCCTGCAGCTTTCCGACCGCGAGATGCGCGCCATCCGCGGCAACGATATCTCGATGATCTTTCAGGAGCCGATGACGAGCCTGAATCCGGTCCTCACCGTGGGCCGCCAGATCCGCGAGACCCTGATGATCCATCAGGGCCTCGACAAGCAGGCCGCCGAGGCGCACGCAATCGAGATGCTGACGCTGGTCGGCATTCCGGAGCCGAAGCGGCGGGTGCGAGAATATCCGCATCAGCTCTCCGGCGGCATGCGCCAGCGCGTCATGATCGCCATCGCGCTCGCCTGCAATCCGAAGCTCCTGATCGCGGACGAGCCGACCACCGCGCTCGACGTGACGATCCAGGCGCAGATCCTCAAGCTGATGCTGGACCTCAAGCGCCGGGTCGGCGCGGCCATCATCCTGATCACCCATGATCTCGGTGTCGTCGCCGAGATCGCCGAACGCGTCATGGTGATGTATGCCGGCCGCAAGGTCGAGGAGGCGCCGGTGGCCGAGTTGTTCCGTTCGCCGCGCCATCCCTATACGCAGGGCCTGCTCGGCGCGGTGCCGAAGCTCGGCTCGTCGCTCGCCGGGACGGCGACGCGGCTCGCCGAAATTCCCGGCCAGGTGCCTGACTTGCGCAAGCCCATTATCGGCTGCGTCTTCGCCGGTCGCTGCGCGCTTGCGACCGATCTCTGCCGGCAATATGCGCCAGGGCTGGAGGAGAAGGGGCCCCGTCACATTGCCGCCTGCCACTATGCGGCCAAGGGAGCCGTCGCGGCATGA